The Cloacibacterium sp. TD35 region GTTTTTATGTTAAGTTAGAAAAAATTAGTTGGCCACTTCGGCGCGCATATCTTTTCCTTTGAATTTCTGAGTTTGTAAACCTTTTAGAACTTCATCTTTGAAAGATTTTTCAACTTCGAAGAAAGAGAATTTTTCTAGGATTTCTATGTCACCAATATCTGCACGTTTCTTAGATTTAGCCGTAGCTTTATTGATGATTTCTAGCATGTCCATTTTCTTTAGATTGTCTCTTTTACCAAGATTAAAGAAGAATCTGGTCATGTTTTCGTTTCTTCTTTTTGGTTTTCCTCCTCTTTCTCTTCCTCCGTCTCTGTCGCCTCTTTCAAAACGATTTCCTCTATCTCCTCTGTCTCTGTCTCTTCCTCTATCTCTGTCACGGTCTCTTCTGCTACCTCTATCATCTCTGTCGTTTGAGAATTTTTGGTCTGCCAAATCTTTTTTGTCTTTGTAGAACAGTGCCAAATCTCTTAGCTGAAGTTGAAGCAACTGGTGAACCAATTCTTCTTTAGTGAATGCAGATAAATCTGGGATAAGACTGTCATCAAAAGTAAATAAATCTTCGTGTTCTGTAAACAGTTTTTCGAAAACACCTTCTACTTGAGCTTTGATAATTTCTTCACCCGTTGGGATTTTCTTCTCTACAATTTCAATTTTTGTAGAAAGCTTGATTTGTTTTAGTTTTCTAGATTCTTCAGGTTTAATTAAAGACATAGAAATACCATCTTTACCAGCTCTACCAGTTCTACCACTTCTGTGTACGAAAACTTCTGGGTCATCTGGAAGCGAGTAGTGAATTACGTGTGTAAGAGAATTTACATCTAAACCTCTAGCTGCTACGTCTGTTGCAACCAAAATATCAATGTTTTTCAAACGGAATTTTTTCATTACCGTATCTCTCTGCGCTTGAGATAAATCACCGTGAAGTGCATCTGCTGCATACGCATTTTGCATCAAGAAATCTGCAACTTCCTGAGTTTCCATTCTTGTTCTACAGAAAATAATAGAATATTGATTAGGATTGGCATCCAATAATCTTTTTAATGCTTCTTTTTTCTGTCTGTAACCTACCACATAATATTCGTGCTTAATGTTTTTCTTAACTTCGTTAATAGAACCTACAGAAATTCTGTGCGGATTAGTCAAATAATTTTTGGTAATACGTTCTACTTCTTTGCTCATCGTAGCAGAGAAAAGTAGCGTTTGTTTTTCAGAAGGTGTTTCGCTTAAAATAGTTTCCAAATCATCTTTGAAACCCATAGAAAGCATTTCATCAGCTTCGTCTAAAACGAGCCAATGGATTTCTGAAAAATCTAAAGCTTTTCTACCAATTAAATCAATTACACGTCCTGGAGTTCCTACAATAATCTGTGGTTTCTCACGAAGTGAACGAATTTGGTCTGTAATACTGCTTCCTCCATAAACTGCGGTAGTTTTTAGGTTAGGAAGGTACTTTGTATAGTTTTTAATGTCTTTGGTAATCTGAAGGCAAAGTTCACGAGTAGGGCAAAGCACTAATAACTGGATTTTACGACTTGCGTCGTCTATCATATCCAGAATCGGAAGCGAAAATGCTGCTGTTTTGCCTGTTCCTGTTGCCGCAAGTGCGATGAGATCGCGAGTATCCGAAAGGATAAAAGGAATAGTCTGTTTCTGGATTTCTGTCGGCTGTTCGTAGCCGAGTTCGCCAATTGCCTTCAATAAATCAGGACTTAAATTGGATTCCGTAAATAAATTCATTTAAAGATCGTCTATAATAATTAAGCGGCAAAGATAGTGATTTTATTTTTAATAAAAAAAATAGGGTTTTATTGGGGATTTTTTAAAGTTGATTGATGTCGTAGTCTAGATGTTGGATTTTATTTGAATTTTTGCGAAGATTGCAGATTAAACTGAGTCAATAACCAAAGTGTTCTAAAATTCATTAATTTTGAATAAATAAATTACATTATGCAATCATCCACACTTCAATTTCTTAGAAATTTAGAAAAGAATAACAATAGAGAATGGTTTAATGAAAATAAAACGCTTTATCAAGAAGCGCAACAAGATGTGATTTCTTTTGTGGAGAAATTAATAGAAGAAATGGCGGATTTTGATGAAGAAATGGGAAAACTAGAGGCTAAAAAATCTGTTTTTAGAATTTATAGAGACACAAGGTTTTCTAAAGATAAAACACCTTATAAAACCAACTTCGGAGCTGGTTTAGGAATGGGGAAAGGCAATAAAATTTCAGGATATTATTTGCATATAGAACCCGGAAAATCTTTTTTAGCAGGTGGTGTTTATAAGCCAGAACCATCGGTTTTAAAAACGATAAGACAAGAAATTTCTGCTTTTGGTAATGAGTTCAAAGTAATTTTAGAACAAGATGAGTTTAGAAATTATTTCCGAGGATTAAGTGTAGAAGATAAGTTGAAAAAAGTGCCACAAGGTTTTGAAAAAGACGATAAAATGGCTGAATATTTGAAACTCAAGCATTTTATTGTAACACATCCTGTCTCTGATGAACAATTGCTCAGTGAAAATGCGGTTAAGGAATTTGCTAAAATTTTCAAAGCCATGAAACCGCTCAATGATTTTTTACAAACACCTTTTATATAAAGAAAAAGTCAGAGTGTAATTACTCTGACTTTTTTTATTTTGATAAATCGTCTATCGTTTTCTGAATTTCTGCATCTTCTGGAGAAATCGCGTAATATTTTGCAATTCCAGATTTTTGATTGACTACCAAGTATCTCGGAATCCAGTTGAGGTCTATATAGTTATTAAAATCATTTTTCCAACCTACATGGAACCAATAATTTTCTTTTTGGGTTATGTCATATTTTTGTAATCCTTTTTTCCATGCTTCTTCGTTTCGGTCTAGAGAGAGGAAAATAAATTTCACATTCGGATTTTTATCTTCTAATTCCTTGGCTTTTGGCATAGACTGTATACAATCTCTACACCAACTTGCCCATAAATCAAGCACGAGGATTTTTCCTTTATTTTGTTCTAAAATTTTAGAAATACTGATGGTTTTACCATTAATATCTGTTACTTTTTGAGCCAAAGCTTCTTTAGAAAACTTGGTTTTCAAAACCTTTGGAACTTGTTGCGAGACTCCCCATCCAAAGATGAGAAGCGCAAACAATAGGATAAACTTTTTCATATTTTTTAAAAACAGAATTTTAATTATAACTTTTCATACAAAACTATGCCAAATTCTGAATCTATGGAAACTTTTCCGTTAGTAACTTTTGCAGTTTTTCCGCTATAAGCGTCTCTTAACCTCGTTCCATTTTCGAAAATTCCTGCTACAGAAACTTCTTTTACGCCAGAATTTAAATCTAAACCTACTAAAACTTTGTCGTCTTTGTAAGCTCTGGTAAACCAATAGGGTGAATTAGAAACCATCTGATGTTTCCCAGCACCTACTGCTGCATGATTTCTACGGAACTGACCTATTTTTTGCCAGTGTGTTAATACTTTTTGGGTTTCAGGATTGTTTTTTACCTCATCCCAATTCATATTGCTTCTTAGGTTTGCATCACCAGTTGCGCCTTCCACAATTAATTTTCTAGCGGTTTCGTCGCCGTAATAAACTTGTGAAATTCCCGGAGCAAGTAGAAGTTTGGTTCCTGCTTCGTAATTTCTTTTTCTTTCTTTGTCAAAAGGCCCACCATCATCGTGAGAAGAAATGTAGTTCATTACGGTATTTCCAGAAAGGTCTGCGTGCAAAATTTGATCATAATTGCTGAAAATTTCTTCATAAGATTTATTGGCATCTCCTTTGAAATCGAAATTAATTAAAGAATTCAATCCGTTTTGGTAATAATTGACTTTTTTGTCTCCAAAATCATAAAATCTTTTCTGAGAAATTCCGTAACCATAAAGTTCTCCAATGGTGAAGAAAGGTGAGTTATCTAGAATTTTTTTAGGATTATTGAGTTTGTATTCAGCAAAAGCTAAGTCGCAAACTTTTTTGAAATCTTTCCAAACGTCTTCATTGGTGTGTTTCAGTGTGTCTATTCTGTAACCATCGATTCCATATTTTACAATATAATCAGCAAGCCATTTCATAATATAATATTTAGGCGCTCTCGGAAATCCAGTTTTTACGAAAAATACATTCAGTTCAGACATTTCTTTTTCGTAACGGCCTTCTTTTCTCCATTTTTGTTCTAACATTGGCGGAAGTCCTACATTCTCATCACTTTCTGTAAGTACATCTGGTAAATTTTTAACCAAAGTACAAGCTGTAGTGGTTTCGTAAGAGCTATAAGTGCATTGTGGTTCTGTTCTTACCCACTTATTAGGATATTCTGGATCTGCATACGTAACAGGTCCTGTGTGATTAATCACGGCATCTAATACGATTTTTATTCCGTTTTGGTGCGCTTTTTCTACCAATTCTTTTAAGTCTTCTTCCGTTCCAAAATTGGGGTCTAGAGCTGTCCAGTCTTTAGTCCAATATCCATGAAAAGCATAGGTGAGGCCAGTGCCTTCATCAGTAGCTCCGTGAATTTGTTCTACAATTGGAGTAAGCCAAATCGCGTTAATGCCTAATTCGTTGAAATAACCTTCGTCTATTTTTTGAATGACACCTCTTATGTCTCCACCTTCAAAGCCTCTTAAAACAGCAGCTTTTTCGGTTCTGTTGAAATTGACATCATTATCAGGATTTCCATTATTGAATCTATCGGTCACTGCGAAATATACATTGGCTCCTTTCCAATCAAAAGATGATGAGGTTGTGGTGTTTTGTGATGCGCAACTTGCTAAAAAAGCTAACGCGGAAGCTAAAACTATTTTTTTCATAAAGAATCTTATTATTTGAAATGAAAGCAATTTTAGGGCTAAATTTCTTTAACTCAAAAAAATGGCGGCATAAATTTAAGGAATATTCACGGAAAGCGGCTATCAAAAGGAATGAAATTTTTCAGGGTTTAAATTCATCAAAACTTAATTTGGCGATACGGTTTTTTACAATTACCTTTGTAAAAATCTAATAAAAAATTCTAAAAATTTATGTCAACTTACGTTGTTGTTGGTCTTCAATTCGGAGATGAAGGTAAAGGAAAAATTACCGATGTTCTTTCAGCTAAATCAGATTATGTAGTTCGTTTTCAAGGCGGTGACAATGCTGGTCACACTGTTTATGTAGGCGAAGATAAGTTTGTGCTACATTTACTTCCTTCTGGAGTTTTACAGTGCAAGGGAAAATGCATTATTGCGAATGGAGTAGTGGTAAATCCTAAAGCTTTTTTAAGAGAAATAGGACAATTAGAAGCTAAAGGTTATAAAACCGACCACGTTTTTATCAGTAGAAGAGCGCATGTAATTATGCCTTATCATATCATGCTCGATACTTACAGAGAAGAGGAATTGGGCGGAACGCAAATTGGAACGACCAAGAAAGGAATCGGACCTTGTTATGAAGACAAAATTGCAAGAGTAGGAATCAGAATGATTGACCTCTTGAATCCAGAAGTTTTAAAAGAAAAAATTGAAAAGAATCTTAAAATTAAAAACAATCTTTTCGAGAAATATTTTGGAAAACCAGCAATGAGTTTTGACGAAATTTACAATGAATTTATAGAAATTGGAAAACAACTTCAAGATAGAATTGTAGATACAGAATTAGAATTAAACGAAGCGATTCGTGATAATAAAAACATCCTTTTCGAAGGAGCACAAGCATTGATGCTTGATATAGATTTCGGTACATATCCTTACGTAACTTCTTCTTCGCCTTCTACTGGTGGAGTTTGTACAGGAGCAGGAGTTCCGCCAACTTCTTTACAGAATTTAATTGGTGTTTCCAAAGCTTATACTACTAGAGTTGGTCACGGTCCTTTTCCTACAGAATTAGACAATGATTTAGGAGAACACATTAGAAAAGTGGGGCATGAATACGGAGCAACCACAGGAAGACCAAGAAGAACAGGTTGGTTAGATTTGGTAGCATTGAAACACGCTTGTATGATTAATGGTATCAATAATTTAGTGATTACTAAATTAGATGTTCTTACAGGAATTGATACGCTGAAAATCGCTACGCATTATAAAACTGAAGACGGAAAAATCATTGATTATTTCACTTCTTCTACTACAAAACTATACGATTACGAAGCTATTTATACCGATTTACCAGGTTGGACAGAAGATATTACCACGGCTAGAACTTTTGATGAATTGCCAGAAAATGCTAAGAAATATATTGGTTTTATTGAGGAATATCTTGGAATTAATGTATACTTGGTTTCTGTAGGTCCAGAAAGAAGTCAAAATATTATTAGAAAAGAATTATTCTAATCATAATTTTTTATAAAGTATTGAAAATCACGTTTATAGCGTGATTTTTTATTTTGAAATTGTGTTATTTTCATTGAAAACAAATAAAACATTGAATTTTAAATAATTTTTTGGCAAGGTAATTGAATTACTTTAATTACTTTTTGCAAAAAGATAAAAAATTAATAATCGTGCTCGAAATTTGTTTAACCCATAAAAATCACACAATGAGCAAAAATTTCTTTACTTATGACCCGCATCAAGCGCTGAACGAAGTTGTTTTCGAGAAGAGAAACAAAGAATATGGAGCATATGCTCTACGAAACGAAGCTAATGTCTTTCTAAAAAAAGCTTTATTTATTGGAGTCGGATTATTTGGTCTTTTAGCAATGACGCCATTACTTATTAATACGCTAAAGCCTAAAGCTGCAAAAACAACTATTTATGTACCTATCAATCTAAAAGATTTAGATAGACCAGATGATAGAATAGAAAAACCAGAACCAAGAGTTATTCCTCCGAAAGCTCCAGTTCAGGTAAAAACGCAAAGTTTAACTCCGCCTACTCCAACCAGAGACGCTGTAAAAGAGGAGACAATTAATCAAAAAGTAGAAGATGCCGTAATTTCTACTACTACAACTCCGGGAGTTGCTGTTACCAACCCTAATCAGCATGTAGTTACAGGAGCAGAAAACGGAAAAGAAATTGTAAAAGAGACTACGAAACCTAAATCAATTGAAATTATTACAAATGTAGATGTAGAAGCAGATTTCATCGGTGGAGTAAATGCTTTTAGAGCTAAAGTTTTACAGAATTTTGATTCTAGTGTTATCGAAAATGAAACTGGTGAGGTGGTGAAAGCAGTCGTAACTTTCGTAGTAGAAAGAGACGGAACAATTTCTAATATTAAAGTTTCTGGAGCGAATACAGATTTTAATAAAGAAGCAGAAAAAACGATAAAAGGAATTAAAGGAAAATGGAATCCTGCAAAATTTCAAGGCGAAAACGTTCGTTCTTATTTTAGATTTCCTATTTCTATGCAGTTTGAATAACCATTTAGAATATATAATTTTAACATTGTCTTATCAATAGCCATTCAATTAATTATCCACATTTTCTAAAAATTGTGGATAATTTTTTTGTGCTTTAACCCATTAATTCACAATAGTTTAATATTTTTGACAGTTATTAACATTCAACCGAATTACTATTTATTGTATTTTTGGAAACTAATTCATTTTTATGGGAAAAATTATTGGAGTTGCCAATCAAAAAGGAGGCGTAGGTAAAACCACTACTGCAGTGAATTTAGCAGCTGCGCTTGGCGTTTTAGAGAAGAAAGTTTTATTAATAGATGCAGACCCACAGGCTAATGCTACCTCTGGTCTAGGTATAGAAGAAGTAAATTTTTCTACCTATAATTTATTGGAGCACAGTGCAGATGTGAAAGAATGTATTCAGAAAACATCTTCTCCAAATCTAGACCTTGTACCTTCTCATATTGATTTGGTAGCAGCAGAAATTGAGTTAGTAGACCGTGATAAGAGAGAATATATGCTTAAAAAAGCATTAGATGAAGTGAAATCTGAGTATGACTACATCATCATAGATTGTGCACCGAGTTTGGGACTTATTACGGTAAATGCACTTACTGCTGCAGATTCTGTTATTATCCCTATTCAGTGTGAGTATTTTGCTCTAGAGGGTTTGGGTAAATTGTTGAACACCATTAAAAATGTTCAGAAAATTCATAATAATGATTTAGACATTGAAGGTTTATTACTCACCATGTACGATTCTAGACTAAGACTTTCTAACCAAGTAGTAGAAGAAGTCAACACGCATTTCCCAGAAATGGTTTTCGAGACTGTAATTTCTAGAAATGTAAGACTTTCTGAAGCGCCAAGTTTCGGAGAAAGCATCTTGATGTACGATGCCGAAAGTAAAGGTGCAATTCAATACATTCAATTAGCAGAAGAAGTACTTCTGAAAAACGAAAAATTACAAAACGCATAAAATTTTAGAATTGAGAAGAAACATTGTTTATTCTCATGACTAATGACTTATCATACAATATGAAAGACAAAAAAAGAGCAATGGGACGTGGTTTGGGTGCTATTTTAAGTGCCGAAAGCAAAAGTACCATTAATTCTGCAACAGATACTGGAGCCGAAAAATTAGTAGGAAATATGGTAGAAGTAGCATTAGAAGATATCTATCCTAATGCAACTCAGCCTAGAACTTATTTTGATGAAACTGCCCTTAATGAATTGGCTCAATCCATAAAAAACCTTGGAGTAATTCAGCCTATCACTTTAAGAAAAGATGGCGATAAATTTGAAATCATCTCAGGAGAAAGACGTTACAGAGCTTCTAAAATTGCGGGTCTTAAATCTATTCCAGCATACATTAGACTGGTAAATGACCAAGAATTGCTAGAAATGGCTTTGGTAGAAAATATCCAGCGTGAAGATTTAGATGCCATAGAAGTAGCACTTACTTATCAAAGATTATTAGAAGAAATAGGTCTTACTCAGGAAACTTTAAGTTCTAGAGTAGGTAAAGAAAGAAGTACCATTACCAATTCTATTCGTTTATTAAGGTTAAGTCCAGAAATACAAAATGCGATTAGAAGCGGCGAGATTTCTGCAGGTCATGGTAGAGCAATCATCAGTGTAGAAGATTCTGAGCTTCAACAAGAACTTTTTAAAAGAATCATCAAAGAAGGATTAAACGTAAGACAATCCGAAAAAGCAGCTTCGGAACTGAAAAATCCTAAAAAATCTATCCAAAAAACTGAAAAAGAACTTCCGAATCATTTAAGAAAAGTAGAAAAATCATTGGCGGATGTTTTAGAAGTAGGGGTAGAAATAAAATCTTCGGGCAAAGGGAAAAAAGGGAAAA contains the following coding sequences:
- a CDS encoding DEAD/DEAH box helicase; the protein is MNLFTESNLSPDLLKAIGELGYEQPTEIQKQTIPFILSDTRDLIALAATGTGKTAAFSLPILDMIDDASRKIQLLVLCPTRELCLQITKDIKNYTKYLPNLKTTAVYGGSSITDQIRSLREKPQIIVGTPGRVIDLIGRKALDFSEIHWLVLDEADEMLSMGFKDDLETILSETPSEKQTLLFSATMSKEVERITKNYLTNPHRISVGSINEVKKNIKHEYYVVGYRQKKEALKRLLDANPNQYSIIFCRTRMETQEVADFLMQNAYAADALHGDLSQAQRDTVMKKFRLKNIDILVATDVAARGLDVNSLTHVIHYSLPDDPEVFVHRSGRTGRAGKDGISMSLIKPEESRKLKQIKLSTKIEIVEKKIPTGEEIIKAQVEGVFEKLFTEHEDLFTFDDSLIPDLSAFTKEELVHQLLQLQLRDLALFYKDKKDLADQKFSNDRDDRGSRRDRDRDRGRDRDRGDRGNRFERGDRDGGRERGGKPKRRNENMTRFFFNLGKRDNLKKMDMLEIINKATAKSKKRADIGDIEILEKFSFFEVEKSFKDEVLKGLQTQKFKGKDMRAEVAN
- a CDS encoding DUF2461 domain-containing protein, with translation MQSSTLQFLRNLEKNNNREWFNENKTLYQEAQQDVISFVEKLIEEMADFDEEMGKLEAKKSVFRIYRDTRFSKDKTPYKTNFGAGLGMGKGNKISGYYLHIEPGKSFLAGGVYKPEPSVLKTIRQEISAFGNEFKVILEQDEFRNYFRGLSVEDKLKKVPQGFEKDDKMAEYLKLKHFIVTHPVSDEQLLSENAVKEFAKIFKAMKPLNDFLQTPFI
- a CDS encoding TlpA family protein disulfide reductase, which gives rise to MKKFILLFALLIFGWGVSQQVPKVLKTKFSKEALAQKVTDINGKTISISKILEQNKGKILVLDLWASWCRDCIQSMPKAKELEDKNPNVKFIFLSLDRNEEAWKKGLQKYDITQKENYWFHVGWKNDFNNYIDLNWIPRYLVVNQKSGIAKYYAISPEDAEIQKTIDDLSK
- a CDS encoding alpha-amylase family glycosyl hydrolase yields the protein MKKIVLASALAFLASCASQNTTTSSSFDWKGANVYFAVTDRFNNGNPDNDVNFNRTEKAAVLRGFEGGDIRGVIQKIDEGYFNELGINAIWLTPIVEQIHGATDEGTGLTYAFHGYWTKDWTALDPNFGTEEDLKELVEKAHQNGIKIVLDAVINHTGPVTYADPEYPNKWVRTEPQCTYSSYETTTACTLVKNLPDVLTESDENVGLPPMLEQKWRKEGRYEKEMSELNVFFVKTGFPRAPKYYIMKWLADYIVKYGIDGYRIDTLKHTNEDVWKDFKKVCDLAFAEYKLNNPKKILDNSPFFTIGELYGYGISQKRFYDFGDKKVNYYQNGLNSLINFDFKGDANKSYEEIFSNYDQILHADLSGNTVMNYISSHDDGGPFDKERKRNYEAGTKLLLAPGISQVYYGDETARKLIVEGATGDANLRSNMNWDEVKNNPETQKVLTHWQKIGQFRRNHAAVGAGKHQMVSNSPYWFTRAYKDDKVLVGLDLNSGVKEVSVAGIFENGTRLRDAYSGKTAKVTNGKVSIDSEFGIVLYEKL
- a CDS encoding adenylosuccinate synthase, with the protein product MSTYVVVGLQFGDEGKGKITDVLSAKSDYVVRFQGGDNAGHTVYVGEDKFVLHLLPSGVLQCKGKCIIANGVVVNPKAFLREIGQLEAKGYKTDHVFISRRAHVIMPYHIMLDTYREEELGGTQIGTTKKGIGPCYEDKIARVGIRMIDLLNPEVLKEKIEKNLKIKNNLFEKYFGKPAMSFDEIYNEFIEIGKQLQDRIVDTELELNEAIRDNKNILFEGAQALMLDIDFGTYPYVTSSSPSTGGVCTGAGVPPTSLQNLIGVSKAYTTRVGHGPFPTELDNDLGEHIRKVGHEYGATTGRPRRTGWLDLVALKHACMINGINNLVITKLDVLTGIDTLKIATHYKTEDGKIIDYFTSSTTKLYDYEAIYTDLPGWTEDITTARTFDELPENAKKYIGFIEEYLGINVYLVSVGPERSQNIIRKELF
- a CDS encoding energy transducer TonB translates to MSKNFFTYDPHQALNEVVFEKRNKEYGAYALRNEANVFLKKALFIGVGLFGLLAMTPLLINTLKPKAAKTTIYVPINLKDLDRPDDRIEKPEPRVIPPKAPVQVKTQSLTPPTPTRDAVKEETINQKVEDAVISTTTTPGVAVTNPNQHVVTGAENGKEIVKETTKPKSIEIITNVDVEADFIGGVNAFRAKVLQNFDSSVIENETGEVVKAVVTFVVERDGTISNIKVSGANTDFNKEAEKTIKGIKGKWNPAKFQGENVRSYFRFPISMQFE
- a CDS encoding ParA family protein, yielding MGKIIGVANQKGGVGKTTTAVNLAAALGVLEKKVLLIDADPQANATSGLGIEEVNFSTYNLLEHSADVKECIQKTSSPNLDLVPSHIDLVAAEIELVDRDKREYMLKKALDEVKSEYDYIIIDCAPSLGLITVNALTAADSVIIPIQCEYFALEGLGKLLNTIKNVQKIHNNDLDIEGLLLTMYDSRLRLSNQVVEEVNTHFPEMVFETVISRNVRLSEAPSFGESILMYDAESKGAIQYIQLAEEVLLKNEKLQNA
- a CDS encoding ParB/RepB/Spo0J family partition protein, which gives rise to MKDKKRAMGRGLGAILSAESKSTINSATDTGAEKLVGNMVEVALEDIYPNATQPRTYFDETALNELAQSIKNLGVIQPITLRKDGDKFEIISGERRYRASKIAGLKSIPAYIRLVNDQELLEMALVENIQREDLDAIEVALTYQRLLEEIGLTQETLSSRVGKERSTITNSIRLLRLSPEIQNAIRSGEISAGHGRAIISVEDSELQQELFKRIIKEGLNVRQSEKAASELKNPKKSIQKTEKELPNHLRKVEKSLADVLEVGVEIKSSGKGKKGKIILDFNNEDELNKILSHFN